Proteins encoded by one window of Litoribacterium kuwaitense:
- a CDS encoding cysteine desulfurase family protein — protein MMPIYLDHASTTPVHPEVATAMQEAMLNFTANPSSTHSFGRAAKQKLESVRRACAASIGANHKQIVFTSGGTEADNLAIFGAAAAQEKKGRHLITTAIEHHAVLRSFAALEAEGWEVTYIRPDSNGFVSAHQVLAAVRPDTVLVSMMLANNETGMMQPIPDIAQGLLNHEALLHTDAVQAYTLLPIDVEALGVDLMSVSAHKINGPGGVGFLYVKEPMNIQPRMFGGYQERKHRAGTENMPGLCGLQKAVELATKEDKLSKLAVLKEGFLEALKAEGIHFEINGDLANSLPSISNLYFPGVRSDQLLMNLDLEGVAASSGSACTAGTFEPSHVLMAMYPENPERASQSIRFSFGHMMMQEEIQRAAQITARIIRTRF, from the coding sequence ATGATGCCAATATACCTTGATCATGCTTCGACAACACCCGTGCATCCAGAGGTAGCCACCGCTATGCAGGAAGCGATGCTGAACTTTACCGCCAATCCGTCCAGTACTCATTCATTTGGCAGAGCGGCGAAACAAAAGCTGGAAAGTGTCCGCCGGGCGTGCGCTGCGTCCATTGGGGCAAACCATAAACAAATTGTGTTTACGAGTGGCGGTACAGAAGCTGACAATTTAGCTATTTTTGGAGCAGCGGCAGCGCAAGAAAAGAAAGGTCGGCATTTAATTACGACAGCGATTGAACACCACGCGGTTTTGCGATCATTTGCGGCTTTAGAGGCTGAGGGGTGGGAGGTCACTTATATACGCCCCGATAGCAATGGCTTCGTATCCGCTCATCAAGTGTTAGCGGCTGTAAGGCCGGATACCGTTCTCGTTTCAATGATGTTGGCGAACAACGAGACAGGTATGATGCAGCCGATTCCTGACATCGCTCAAGGTCTTTTAAATCATGAGGCGTTACTCCATACAGATGCAGTTCAAGCATATACACTGCTGCCAATTGATGTCGAAGCTTTAGGCGTTGACTTGATGAGCGTATCAGCGCATAAAATTAACGGACCTGGCGGCGTAGGCTTTTTATATGTTAAAGAGCCGATGAACATACAGCCTCGTATGTTTGGTGGCTATCAAGAGAGAAAGCACCGCGCTGGCACAGAAAATATGCCCGGTCTTTGTGGGTTGCAAAAGGCTGTTGAGCTTGCGACCAAAGAAGATAAACTGAGTAAGCTAGCGGTTTTAAAGGAAGGTTTTCTTGAGGCTTTGAAAGCTGAAGGTATCCATTTTGAGATTAATGGAGATTTAGCAAACAGTCTTCCTTCAATCTCTAACCTTTATTTTCCAGGAGTCCGCAGCGATCAGCTCTTGATGAATCTTGATTTAGAAGGAGTTGCTGCATCAAGTGGTTCTGCGTGCACGGCAGGTACGTTTGAGCCGTCCCATGTGTTAATGGCGATGTATCCAGAGAATCCAGAGCGTGCATCGCAGTCGATTCGTTTTAGCTTTGGACATATGATGATGCAAGAAGAAATCCAACGTGCGGCACAAATCACAGCTAGGATCATTCGTACACGATTTTAG
- the mnmA gene encoding tRNA 2-thiouridine(34) synthase MnmA → MTKKRVVVGMSGGVDSSVAALLLQQQGYDVVGLFMKNWDDTDESGVCTATEDFEDVASVASDLGIPYYAVNFEKEYWDRVFMYFLDEYKAGRTPNPDVVCNKEIKFKAFLDHALTLGADYIATGHYAQTTVEDGQVLLKKGIDENKDQTYFLHQLSSDQLSRAMFPLGGMQKQDVRKIAHEAHLSTATKKDSTGICFIGERNFKEFLQNYLPAQPGSMVTLDGEVKGTHEGLMYYTIGQRRGLGIGGAGDRWFVVGKNVEKNELYVEQGDDHEALYSTSIEVSGVNWIIEPPAKEFQCMAKFRYRQPDTPVTVKVEADGKASVAFAEAQRAVTPGQSAVFYKDDVCLGGGTIDHVFNQGTLLSHVG, encoded by the coding sequence ATGACGAAAAAAAGAGTGGTCGTCGGCATGTCTGGTGGCGTCGATTCTTCGGTCGCAGCCCTTTTACTGCAGCAGCAAGGTTATGATGTTGTCGGTTTATTTATGAAAAATTGGGATGATACCGATGAGTCAGGGGTATGCACGGCAACGGAAGACTTTGAAGATGTTGCGAGTGTGGCGTCCGATTTAGGAATCCCGTATTATGCAGTTAATTTTGAAAAAGAGTATTGGGATCGGGTATTTATGTATTTTCTTGATGAATACAAAGCAGGCCGAACGCCGAATCCCGACGTTGTCTGTAATAAAGAGATCAAGTTTAAAGCATTTCTCGACCATGCGTTAACTCTTGGTGCCGACTATATCGCTACAGGTCACTACGCGCAAACGACTGTTGAGGACGGGCAAGTGTTGCTTAAAAAAGGGATCGATGAGAACAAAGATCAGACTTATTTTCTGCACCAGCTTAGCTCAGATCAGTTGTCGCGGGCGATGTTTCCGCTTGGAGGTATGCAAAAACAAGACGTGCGAAAGATTGCCCACGAGGCTCACTTATCGACAGCGACGAAGAAAGATTCCACGGGTATCTGCTTTATAGGAGAACGTAATTTCAAAGAGTTTCTCCAGAATTACTTGCCCGCCCAGCCAGGTTCTATGGTGACCTTGGACGGAGAGGTTAAAGGGACCCATGAAGGTTTAATGTATTATACGATTGGTCAGCGCAGAGGCTTAGGCATCGGCGGGGCAGGAGACCGCTGGTTTGTCGTAGGAAAAAATGTGGAAAAGAATGAGCTGTATGTCGAGCAAGGTGATGATCATGAAGCTTTATACTCTACGAGCATCGAAGTCAGTGGTGTGAACTGGATTATTGAACCGCCAGCTAAGGAATTTCAGTGTATGGCGAAATTTAGGTATCGGCAACCAGATACCCCGGTCACGGTTAAAGTTGAGGCGGATGGGAAGGCATCTGTTGCCTTTGCTGAAGCACAAAGAGCCGTTACTCCCGGACAGTCCGCGGTGTTTTATAAGGATGATGTTTGTCTTGGCGGCGGAACGATCGACCATGTGTTTAACCAAGGGACATTACTTTCACACGTAGGCTGA
- a CDS encoding tetratricopeptide repeat protein produces MDSTAGAAYYGKGIGFYEAERYQEASQQFKQALDAQLNNGDVYFMLGSSLYFMDQPRLALPYLQQAVELNEEDTEARFQMALALAKTEAISEALAHLEQVVEQEPDHADAWYNIGVAHVTGARLEEARKAFEKTVQVQDDHVLAKHALAAMNTASE; encoded by the coding sequence TTGGATTCCACTGCGGGTGCTGCCTATTATGGGAAGGGTATTGGTTTTTACGAAGCGGAGCGGTACCAAGAGGCTTCTCAACAATTTAAGCAAGCGCTTGACGCACAGCTGAACAATGGTGATGTTTATTTTATGCTTGGCTCAAGCCTTTATTTTATGGATCAGCCAAGGCTTGCGCTTCCTTATTTGCAGCAGGCGGTTGAGTTAAATGAAGAAGATACGGAAGCACGTTTTCAAATGGCCTTGGCACTTGCAAAAACGGAAGCTATTTCAGAAGCACTTGCTCATTTAGAACAAGTTGTTGAACAAGAACCGGATCATGCGGATGCTTGGTACAACATTGGCGTTGCCCACGTCACAGGCGCTCGACTAGAAGAAGCGAGAAAGGCGTTTGAGAAAACCGTTCAGGTACAGGATGATCACGTGCTGGCAAAACATGCGTTAGCAGCGATGAATACCGCTTCAGAATAA
- the recD2 gene encoding SF1B family DNA helicase RecD2, with protein MADSHEQERKYIQGTLDTLIYHNETSMYSVVKMNVKTSNEEMPDNSDVAVVTGYFPQLLEDETVTFFGHFHQHPRFGWQYQAHSYQKEMPTTEQGLIHYLSSDLFAGIGEKTAEKIVAKLGLNTIHRILNEDDALTNIQGLSAQKASVLKEGLRQHRGMEHILASLAEYGFGPQLSMKIYQAYQDETMDMVQRQPYQLMYDIEGIGFHRADELAKHIGIEDNAPERLQAACLYTLQEASQSDGHTYLFEHQLIEQMNRLLRQQIPEVSQCIQTLVAAKKMIQEDDRLYLAPVYYAEQGVRNHLVRLQADHEDDVVESAAFYKALGAVEEKRDIQYAAKQRDAVETALTTKAMILTGGPGTGKTTVIQGIVEVFATMEDLSLDPTDYKKDEPFPILLAAPTGRAAKRMGESTGLPAMTIHRLLGWDGEGGFTKNEENPVDGSLLIIDEVSMLDVYLANQLLKALPDHMKVIFVGDEDQLPSVGPGQVLKDLIDANALPVIRLTDIYRQAESSTIVQLAHQLKKGHVSDEILKPTKDRRFFACPPTQLTDVIVQVCESAIKKGYTPHDIQVLVPMYKGPAGIDAINARLQMSFNPPNEQKREVSHRGGVLRTGDKVLQLVNRPEDQVFNGDIGEIVAIFKAKETADRQEQIVVEFDEIEVIYTKQELAQLTLSYCCSVHKSQGSEYPIVVVPVSFAYRRMLKRKLLYTAITRSQEYLILCGQFDAFKNAISDDHEDGRQTSLALCFERSKTPDEAFVLQSVDEPGMEHISPYDFMEKA; from the coding sequence ATGGCTGACAGTCATGAACAAGAGCGAAAATATATTCAAGGAACGCTCGACACATTGATTTACCATAATGAAACGTCGATGTACTCCGTAGTGAAAATGAATGTGAAGACAAGCAATGAGGAAATGCCGGACAATTCGGATGTCGCGGTCGTTACAGGTTACTTTCCCCAGCTCCTTGAGGATGAAACGGTGACATTTTTTGGCCATTTTCATCAGCATCCTCGATTTGGCTGGCAATATCAGGCGCATTCGTATCAAAAAGAGATGCCAACGACTGAGCAAGGTCTCATTCATTATTTATCTAGCGATTTATTCGCAGGAATCGGTGAAAAAACGGCTGAAAAAATCGTTGCCAAACTAGGCTTGAACACCATTCATCGTATTTTAAATGAGGACGATGCACTTACAAATATCCAAGGATTATCGGCACAAAAAGCGTCTGTGCTTAAAGAGGGGCTTCGTCAGCATCGGGGGATGGAGCATATTTTAGCCTCCTTAGCTGAATATGGCTTTGGACCTCAGCTGTCGATGAAAATATATCAAGCCTATCAAGATGAAACGATGGACATGGTGCAAAGACAGCCTTATCAGCTTATGTACGATATTGAAGGGATCGGTTTCCATAGAGCGGATGAATTGGCCAAGCATATCGGCATTGAAGACAATGCCCCAGAACGTCTCCAAGCAGCTTGCTTATATACGTTGCAGGAGGCCTCGCAAAGTGACGGTCACACGTATTTATTTGAGCATCAACTCATCGAACAAATGAATCGCCTATTACGGCAACAGATTCCAGAGGTGTCGCAATGTATTCAGACGCTCGTCGCTGCTAAAAAGATGATTCAAGAGGATGATCGGCTCTATTTAGCTCCTGTTTATTATGCTGAGCAAGGGGTACGGAATCATCTCGTTCGTTTACAAGCGGACCACGAAGATGATGTCGTCGAGTCAGCTGCTTTTTATAAAGCACTTGGCGCCGTTGAGGAAAAGCGTGACATCCAATATGCTGCAAAACAACGTGATGCGGTTGAGACAGCATTAACGACGAAAGCGATGATTTTAACAGGCGGACCTGGAACCGGAAAAACGACCGTTATTCAAGGGATTGTCGAAGTGTTTGCAACAATGGAAGACCTGTCTTTAGACCCAACCGATTATAAAAAAGACGAGCCGTTCCCCATTTTACTAGCTGCACCGACCGGAAGAGCAGCGAAGCGAATGGGCGAGTCGACAGGGCTGCCAGCAATGACAATTCACCGTTTACTAGGATGGGATGGCGAGGGTGGATTTACAAAAAATGAGGAAAACCCTGTAGATGGTTCATTGTTAATTATCGATGAGGTGTCGATGCTCGATGTCTATTTGGCAAATCAACTCCTCAAGGCCTTGCCCGATCATATGAAGGTGATTTTCGTTGGTGATGAAGACCAGTTACCTTCAGTTGGCCCAGGACAGGTGTTAAAAGATCTCATTGATGCAAATGCGCTACCGGTCATTCGTTTAACGGATATATACCGTCAAGCAGAGTCATCAACGATTGTGCAGCTGGCTCACCAACTAAAGAAAGGTCATGTTTCCGATGAGATATTAAAGCCTACGAAAGACCGACGCTTTTTTGCGTGTCCGCCGACGCAACTCACGGATGTCATTGTTCAAGTGTGTGAAAGTGCTATAAAAAAAGGGTATACACCTCACGATATACAAGTGCTTGTGCCCATGTATAAAGGCCCAGCCGGCATTGATGCGATCAATGCTCGCTTACAAATGTCATTCAACCCTCCAAATGAGCAAAAACGTGAGGTTTCGCATCGGGGAGGCGTTCTGAGAACAGGGGATAAGGTGCTTCAGCTCGTCAATCGACCAGAAGATCAAGTGTTCAATGGCGATATCGGAGAGATTGTTGCAATTTTTAAAGCGAAAGAAACCGCAGATCGTCAGGAACAGATTGTCGTGGAGTTTGATGAAATTGAAGTCATCTATACGAAGCAAGAGCTTGCGCAACTAACGTTGTCGTATTGCTGTAGCGTGCATAAGTCACAGGGCAGTGAATACCCGATCGTTGTCGTTCCTGTTTCCTTCGCTTACCGTCGGATGCTTAAGCGTAAGCTACTATATACCGCGATTACGCGCAGTCAAGAATATTTGATTCTATGTGGACAATTTGACGCTTTTAAAAACGCGATTTCAGATGACCATGAAGACGGCCGGCAAACGAGCCTTGCCCTATGCTTTGAGCGTTCTAAAACGCCGGATGAAGCGTTTGTTCTCCAGTCTGTTGATGAGCCAGGAATGGAACATATTTCACCGTATGATTTTATGGAAAAAGCTTAA
- a CDS encoding AI-2E family transporter: protein MGQSLTWLVRLTNTLLVASVLFILWRLSEVWVPYVIKTGKVLIPFLIALVITYLLHPLIEFLRRAGVSRTLSVASIYLLFFSVAGYAIYRGLPYVFQQVEDFTEQIPMLTKTYRELISLVIDHTEHYPVEVQQRLWSIISWGEEWASSFLESILSSAQRHLGDIFLFFMVPFIVFYLLKDYPKCKEAMLTLIPKRWRKEGIDFLKDVNLSLGSYIRGQLIVCGAVGILASIGFWLIQLQFPIILGLAAAITNLIPYVGPFIGAVPALGVAMMDSGTQALLAIAVIFGIQVVESNILSPLVVGKSLHMHPVVIIFVLLLAGEWFGLLGMVFAIPVAAIVRIIYNHARDSWA from the coding sequence TTGGGACAATCGTTAACTTGGCTCGTCCGATTAACAAATACGCTGCTCGTTGCGTCCGTATTGTTTATTTTATGGCGTCTGTCCGAAGTGTGGGTTCCTTATGTCATCAAGACTGGCAAGGTACTCATTCCGTTTTTGATTGCGCTTGTCATTACATACTTGCTTCATCCGTTGATTGAATTTTTACGGCGCGCAGGTGTGTCAAGAACATTATCTGTAGCAAGCATTTATCTTCTGTTTTTTAGCGTCGCGGGCTATGCCATTTATCGTGGTCTTCCTTATGTCTTTCAGCAAGTCGAAGATTTTACAGAACAAATCCCTATGTTAACAAAAACGTACCGTGAGCTGATCTCACTTGTGATTGATCATACGGAGCATTACCCGGTTGAAGTGCAGCAACGCCTTTGGTCCATTATTTCTTGGGGAGAAGAATGGGCAAGTTCTTTTTTAGAATCGATCCTTTCAAGTGCGCAACGTCATCTAGGTGACATTTTTCTATTTTTCATGGTCCCTTTTATCGTCTTTTACTTGTTGAAAGATTATCCCAAATGTAAAGAAGCTATGCTTACTTTAATTCCGAAACGATGGAGAAAAGAAGGAATCGATTTTCTAAAGGACGTTAATCTTTCGCTTGGAAGCTATATTCGTGGACAGCTCATTGTGTGTGGTGCTGTAGGTATATTGGCATCGATCGGTTTTTGGCTTATACAACTGCAGTTTCCAATCATATTAGGATTGGCAGCAGCAATCACCAATTTGATTCCATACGTAGGCCCGTTCATTGGCGCGGTGCCAGCTCTCGGTGTCGCCATGATGGATTCTGGAACGCAGGCGTTGCTTGCTATAGCTGTTATTTTTGGAATCCAAGTCGTAGAAAGCAATATTTTATCACCGCTCGTTGTTGGAAAAAGCCTTCATATGCATCCGGTCGTCATTATTTTTGTCCTGCTCTTAGCTGGCGAATGGTTTGGCTTGCTTGGCATGGTTTTTGCAATCCCTGTAGCTGCAATCGTCCGAATCATTTATAACCATGCGCGGGATTCATGGGCGTAA
- the alaS gene encoding alanine--tRNA ligase, with the protein MKWLYSYQVRQMFLDFFKEKGHQVEPSASLIPQDDPTLLWINSGVATLKPYFDGRVIPDNPRIVNAQKSIRTNDIENVGKTARHHTFFEMLGNFSIGDYFKKEAIHWAWEFLTSDKWIGFDADKLAVTIHPEDDEAFTIWHEEVGLPEEKIIRLKENFWDIGEGPSGPNTEIFYDRGESFGNDPDDPELFPGGENERYLEIWNLVFSQFNHNPDDTYTPLPKKNIDTGMGLERMVSVIQEAKTNYDTDLFLPIIQFTESLVDVSYGKDATTDTAFKVVADHIRTVVFAISDGALPSNEGRGYVLRRLLRRAVRFAKDIGLEEPFMYKLVPVVAEIMAEFYPKLHKNTDFIKQVVKTEEERFHATLTEGLRILQQKLNDAKENGASSLSGEDAFVLYDTYGFPIELTDEYAQEAGLGVDHNGFEEEMSKQKERARTAREDASSMQVQGGALSQLETPSHFVGYTNKHTKATITALVEQNEIIEAASEGQDVVVVLDETPFYAESGGQVADQGYIEAEEGRFFVKDVKKGPNGQHIHYGIVEEGTLRQGATVQAVIDEKARNRTVKNHTATHLLHQALKDVLGTHVNQAGSLVSPGRLRFDFSHFNAISAAELKQIEQIVNEHIWQAEDVIIEEMDLEAARQKGAMALFGEKYGDIVRVVSAGDYSIELCGGCHVTNTSEIGLFMIESESGIGAGIRRVEALTGQAAFERLMQENEKVNAVARVLKTNPSNVVERAEGLIEDIRALERENESLKGKLSALESGELTDQVADVEGVQVLAVKVENIDMDGLRQRVDQLKQKLGSAVIVLGSATGDKVHIVSGVTKDLVSKGLHAGNLVKDVASQCGGGGGGRPDMAQAGGKQPEKLQSALESVPATVRHTLQKA; encoded by the coding sequence ATGAAGTGGCTATATTCATATCAAGTCAGGCAAATGTTTCTAGATTTTTTTAAAGAAAAAGGACATCAAGTGGAACCGAGCGCGTCTTTAATACCGCAAGACGATCCGACATTGTTATGGATCAACTCCGGTGTTGCAACGTTAAAGCCTTATTTTGATGGACGTGTGATTCCTGATAATCCACGAATTGTCAATGCACAGAAATCGATCCGGACGAACGATATTGAAAATGTCGGGAAAACAGCGCGGCATCATACGTTCTTTGAAATGCTTGGTAATTTTTCCATCGGTGATTATTTTAAAAAAGAAGCCATTCATTGGGCATGGGAGTTTCTGACGAGTGACAAGTGGATCGGCTTTGATGCAGATAAGCTAGCGGTGACCATTCATCCAGAAGACGATGAAGCTTTTACGATCTGGCATGAAGAGGTTGGACTGCCTGAAGAAAAGATTATTCGTCTAAAAGAAAACTTTTGGGACATTGGTGAAGGGCCAAGTGGACCAAATACAGAAATCTTTTATGACCGCGGAGAATCATTTGGAAATGACCCAGATGATCCTGAATTATTTCCTGGTGGCGAAAACGAGCGCTATCTAGAAATATGGAATCTCGTATTTTCCCAATTTAATCATAATCCAGATGATACATATACACCTCTCCCGAAAAAGAACATTGATACAGGGATGGGCTTAGAAAGAATGGTCAGCGTAATTCAAGAAGCAAAAACAAATTATGACACAGATTTATTTTTACCGATTATTCAATTCACGGAATCACTCGTTGATGTTTCATACGGAAAAGACGCGACGACGGACACAGCCTTTAAAGTAGTGGCTGACCATATTCGTACAGTTGTGTTTGCAATTAGTGACGGCGCACTTCCGTCGAACGAAGGACGCGGTTATGTACTTAGACGCCTGCTTAGACGTGCCGTCCGCTTCGCGAAAGATATCGGCTTAGAAGAACCGTTTATGTACAAGCTTGTTCCAGTAGTCGCGGAAATTATGGCAGAATTTTATCCTAAACTCCATAAGAATACGGATTTTATTAAGCAAGTCGTAAAAACAGAAGAAGAGCGTTTTCATGCGACATTGACTGAGGGCTTGCGCATCCTGCAGCAAAAATTAAATGATGCTAAGGAAAATGGGGCATCCTCACTCTCAGGGGAAGATGCATTCGTTCTATATGACACTTATGGCTTTCCAATTGAGCTCACTGATGAATATGCTCAAGAAGCAGGGCTAGGCGTTGATCACAATGGCTTTGAAGAAGAAATGAGCAAGCAAAAAGAGCGTGCGCGAACAGCTCGCGAGGATGCAAGCTCGATGCAAGTTCAAGGAGGCGCACTCAGTCAGCTTGAGACGCCGTCTCACTTCGTAGGCTATACAAACAAGCATACGAAAGCGACCATTACCGCTTTGGTAGAGCAGAATGAGATCATTGAAGCAGCTTCAGAAGGACAAGACGTTGTCGTCGTACTTGACGAAACACCATTTTATGCAGAGAGTGGTGGTCAAGTCGCTGACCAAGGATACATTGAGGCAGAAGAAGGCCGCTTTTTTGTCAAAGACGTCAAAAAAGGGCCAAATGGACAACACATTCATTACGGTATTGTAGAAGAAGGCACATTGCGTCAAGGTGCCACAGTACAAGCTGTGATTGATGAGAAGGCAAGGAATCGTACGGTTAAAAATCATACGGCGACACACTTGCTTCATCAAGCGTTAAAGGATGTCCTTGGAACACATGTCAATCAAGCAGGTTCACTCGTATCACCAGGTCGTCTCCGCTTTGACTTTTCTCATTTTAATGCCATTTCTGCGGCGGAACTAAAACAAATCGAACAGATTGTCAATGAGCATATTTGGCAGGCTGAAGACGTCATTATTGAAGAAATGGATTTGGAAGCAGCTCGTCAAAAAGGCGCAATGGCTTTGTTTGGTGAGAAGTATGGAGATATTGTCCGCGTCGTTTCTGCTGGCGATTACTCCATTGAGCTTTGTGGCGGTTGTCACGTGACCAACACGTCTGAAATTGGCTTGTTTATGATTGAGTCAGAGTCTGGAATTGGTGCGGGCATTCGTCGCGTCGAGGCGTTAACTGGACAGGCGGCATTTGAGCGCCTCATGCAGGAAAATGAGAAAGTCAACGCGGTTGCACGTGTTTTGAAAACGAATCCGTCCAATGTCGTTGAACGAGCAGAAGGATTAATCGAAGACATTCGCGCTTTAGAACGTGAGAATGAATCACTTAAGGGAAAGCTAAGTGCTCTTGAGAGCGGGGAGTTGACGGATCAGGTTGCAGACGTCGAAGGTGTTCAAGTGCTTGCAGTGAAGGTAGAGAATATAGATATGGATGGATTACGTCAACGTGTCGATCAACTAAAGCAAAAGCTAGGCTCAGCGGTCATTGTTCTAGGAAGTGCAACTGGAGACAAAGTGCATATCGTCTCTGGAGTGACAAAGGATTTAGTCAGCAAAGGCCTTCATGCAGGAAACTTAGTTAAAGATGTGGCCAGTCAGTGTGGCGGCGGTGGCGGCGGTCGTCCTGATATGGCTCAAGCTGGAGGGAAACAGCCTGAGAAATTACAGTCGGCACTTGAATCCGTCCCAGCAACTGTTCGACATACTTTACAGAAAGCTTGA
- a CDS encoding IreB family regulatory phosphoprotein — MSSDKTMKFNFQEEPLDAEVREVLLSVYESLQEKGYQPINQIVGYLLSGDPAYIPRHKDARNLIRKLERDEFIEALVKFYLDQHKDDSSS; from the coding sequence ATGAGTTCCGATAAAACGATGAAGTTTAATTTTCAAGAGGAACCTCTAGATGCTGAAGTACGTGAAGTGCTTTTGTCCGTCTACGAATCATTACAGGAAAAAGGCTATCAGCCAATCAACCAAATTGTAGGCTACCTTTTATCCGGAGATCCAGCTTATATCCCAAGACATAAAGATGCCCGAAACCTTATTCGTAAATTGGAAAGAGATGAGTTTATTGAGGCTCTCGTTAAGTTCTATCTAGATCAACATAAGGACGATTCGAGTTCATGA
- the ruvX gene encoding Holliday junction resolvase RuvX yields MRWLGLDVGTKTIGVAVSDELGFTAQGVETIPSGDEQPNVSIKRLKELIELYQPSQIIVGDPKNMNGSTGPRAESIHRFAERIERKTGLPVVLWDERLTTVSAEQTLISADVSRKKRKQVIDKIAAVFILQSYLDAHPQKISGGGTDE; encoded by the coding sequence ATGAGGTGGCTAGGCTTAGATGTTGGTACTAAAACAATTGGTGTGGCCGTGTCCGATGAACTCGGATTCACGGCCCAAGGTGTAGAAACCATACCTTCTGGAGATGAACAGCCTAATGTCAGCATCAAGCGTTTAAAAGAATTAATTGAACTGTATCAACCGAGTCAGATTATCGTCGGCGACCCTAAAAATATGAACGGCAGTACAGGGCCGAGAGCAGAATCCATTCATCGGTTTGCGGAGCGCATCGAGCGAAAAACTGGACTGCCTGTTGTTTTATGGGACGAACGATTAACGACTGTATCTGCAGAACAAACATTGATCTCTGCTGATGTTAGTCGCAAAAAACGAAAACAAGTGATTGATAAAATAGCGGCAGTCTTTATTTTACAGTCTTATTTGGATGCTCATCCACAAAAAATTAGCGGAGGTGGAACAGATGAGTGA
- a CDS encoding DUF1292 domain-containing protein, whose product MSEDKKERIIIPDESGEEHLFDVLFTFDVDEKDASYIVVTPTEQQQGDNEDVEVFAFRYEETGDEPEDFSLFPIESDEEWEVVEEMLNTYADGELDQ is encoded by the coding sequence ATGAGTGAAGATAAAAAGGAACGAATTATTATCCCTGATGAATCAGGCGAGGAACATTTGTTTGATGTTCTCTTTACGTTTGATGTTGATGAAAAAGATGCCTCTTATATCGTAGTGACGCCAACAGAACAGCAGCAAGGTGATAACGAAGATGTCGAGGTATTTGCTTTTCGATATGAAGAGACTGGTGATGAACCAGAAGATTTTTCCCTATTTCCAATTGAGTCTGATGAGGAATGGGAAGTCGTTGAAGAGATGTTAAATACGTATGCAGACGGAGAGTTGGATCAGTGA